A stretch of the Panicum virgatum strain AP13 chromosome 9N, P.virgatum_v5, whole genome shotgun sequence genome encodes the following:
- the LOC120687629 gene encoding uncharacterized protein LOC120687629, whose protein sequence is MGKAGRWLKSVLTGRKDGSGGKKAPQQQDGDATPLPAASSPREKKRWSFRRAATPAAAQQQHQGKPAAALSPLSSLDPAAAVLAGVTVPGSEHDGLGQSDHAVAMAVAAAAADAAVMAAAEAVAAMARMSAEEESDVLAIFAVEAAAAARIQATFRGYLARKALCALRGLVKLQALIRGQLVRRQATATLRRMQALVDAQSRLRAQRARMVEADHGAAAAAAAAYQRRSPQHPRRRSSYEMDRSGEEHVRIVEVDAGDPARRWRSSCSAAATESRERRLAEYYCYGGGGEQCSPAPSSAAFGAELSPQRAYSGHFDDAFAFADHAAAAAGSSPHVPPSYMANTESSRAKARSQSAPRQRTDGAAAAAAALERQPSRRRGAPRKTMQRSSSHIGVPAAAGACGYGYGYGYGYSYGYQQQQQNPWAGVRLDRSSASLVGSECGSTSSVLTAATVGYCRSLVGFEVHRGRY, encoded by the exons ATGGGGAAGGCGGGGCGGTGGCTCAAGAGCGTCCTGACGGGGAggaaggacggcagcggcggcaagaaggcgccgcagcagcaggacgGCGACGCCACCCCGCTGCCGGCGGCCAGCAGCCCCCGGGAGAAGAAGCGCTGGAGCTTCCGCCGGgccgcgacgccggcggcggcgcagcagcagcatcaggggaagcccgccgccgcgctctcaCCACTTTCGTCCCTGGACCCGGCGGCCGcggtgctcgccggcgtgaCGGTGCCGGGGAGCGAGCATGACGGGCTCGGCCAGAGCGACCACGCCGTTGCgatggccgtggcggcggcggcagccgacGCCGCCGTGATGGCTGCCGCGGAGGCGGTGGCCGCGATGGCGCGTAtgtcggcggaggaggagagcgACGTGTTGGCGATCTTCgccgtcgaggcggcggccgccgccaggatCCAAGCCACATTCAGAGGCTATCTG GCGAGGAAGGCGCTGTGCGCGCTGCGCGGGCTGGTGAAGCTGCAGGCGCTGATCCGGGGCCAGCTGGTGCGGCGGCAGGCCACCGCCACGCTCCGCCGCATGCAGGCCCTCGTCGACGCGCAGTCCCGCCTGCGGGCGCAGCGCGCGCGCATGGTCGAAGCcgaccatggcgccgccgccgccgccgccgccgcctaccaaCGCCGGTCGCCGCAGCACCCCAGGCGCCGCAGCTCCTAC GAGATGGACCGGTCCGGCGAGGAGCACGTGAGGATCGTGGAGGTGGACGCCGGCGACCCGGCGCGGCGCTGGCGGAGCAGCTGCTCGGCCGCGGCGACCGAGTCCAGGGAGCGGCGCCTCGCCGAGTACTActgctacggcggcggcggcgagcagtgcTCGCCCGCGCCGTCGTCCGCGGCATTCGGCGCGGAGCTGAGCCCGCAGCGCGCGTACAGCGGCCACTTCGACGACGCGTTCGCGTTCGCCgaccacgcggcggcggcggcggggagcagccCGCACGTGCCCCCGAGCTACATGGCGAACACGGAGTCGTCCCGCGCCAAGGCCCGGTCCCAGAGCGCGCCGCGGCAGCGcaccgacggcgcggcggcggcggcggcggcgctggagcggcagccgagccggcgccgcggcgcgcccaGGAAGACGATGCAGCGGTCGTCGTCGCACATcggcgtgccggcggcggccggcgcgtgcGGCTACGGCTACGGCTACGGCTACGGCTACAGCTACGgttaccagcagcagcagcagaaccccTGGGCGGGCGTGAGGCTGGACCGGTCGAGCGCGTCGCTGGTGGGCAGCGAGTGCGGGTCCACGAGCTCCGtgctcaccgccgccaccgtcggctACTGCCGCTCCCTCGTCGGGTTCGAG GTGCATAGGGGGCGCTACTGA